One stretch of Zootoca vivipara chromosome 8, rZooViv1.1, whole genome shotgun sequence DNA includes these proteins:
- the PSCA gene encoding prostate stem cell antigen: MKALLIFVVAGSFFIQLTGSLKCYTCNTQVNNNNCKGQQNCDGIGQVCKTDVIGVVGLFNVISKECTASCDPYFSDFKVGRRNVSCCTSDLCNVNGASGFRMGYVQVALALFASLACILLRSRL, encoded by the exons ATGAAGGCCCTTCTGATCTTTGTGGTGGCTGGGAGCTTCTTCATCCAGCTGA CTGGTTCACTGAAGTGTTACACCTGCAACACCcaggtcaacaacaacaactgcaaaggACAACAAAACTGTGATGGAATTGGACAAGTATGCAAAACAGATGTCATTG GTGTCGTGGGCCTTTTCAACGTCATCTCGAAAGAATGCACCGCGTCCTGTGATCCTTACTTCAGCGACTTCAAGGTGGGAAGGAGGAATGTTTCCTGCTGCACCAGCGACCTCTGCAACGTCAACGGGGCCTCCGGCTTCAGGATGGGTTACGTCCAAGTGGCCTTGGCTCTTTTCGCCAGCCTTGCCTGCATCCTTCTCAGAAGCAGGCTCTGA